In a single window of the Micrococcaceae bacterium Sec5.7 genome:
- a CDS encoding cysteine synthase family protein produces MSIVTGRHTAPEVDVTADAEAVLAQVGNTPLAPLEVLSKGLGSTIYVKLESDNPGGSIKDRTALSMVRAAERSGVLRPGATIVESTSGNTGIGLALIGALTGHPVVVVTGDTISSEKLAALHRYGARVVLTDWDAPSESPENARAVAARFTADIPGAWRPQQFDNPDNPLAHYQSTAPEIWRQTDGKVTHFVAGIGTGGTISGCGRYLKEKSAGHVEVIGADPFGSTYSGGHAGGILVDGVGNAWPEAEWPKIFDRGMVDRFLRIPNDEVYTTVHRLLNEEGLSLGPSSGLSVAAAVRVALAAPHGSVVVAIAPDAGSNYLSKAFNPVWLAENHIRLAGESVEE; encoded by the coding sequence ATGAGCATCGTGACAGGCAGGCACACGGCTCCGGAAGTGGATGTTACGGCGGACGCGGAGGCCGTGCTGGCGCAGGTGGGCAACACGCCGCTGGCGCCGCTTGAGGTCCTCAGCAAAGGGCTGGGCAGCACCATTTACGTGAAGCTGGAGTCGGACAACCCGGGCGGGTCAATCAAGGACCGGACGGCGCTCAGCATGGTGCGGGCCGCCGAACGCAGCGGGGTGCTGCGGCCCGGCGCCACGATTGTCGAAAGTACGTCGGGGAATACGGGAATCGGCCTGGCGCTGATCGGCGCGCTGACGGGGCACCCGGTGGTGGTGGTTACGGGCGACACGATTTCCAGCGAGAAGCTCGCCGCCCTGCACCGCTATGGGGCGAGGGTGGTGCTGACGGACTGGGACGCGCCGTCGGAATCCCCGGAGAACGCGCGTGCCGTGGCGGCCCGGTTCACGGCGGATATCCCTGGCGCGTGGCGGCCGCAGCAGTTCGACAACCCGGACAACCCGCTGGCCCACTACCAGAGCACGGCGCCGGAGATCTGGCGGCAGACGGACGGGAAGGTGACGCATTTTGTGGCGGGCATCGGAACCGGAGGCACCATCAGCGGGTGCGGACGGTACCTGAAGGAGAAATCGGCCGGGCATGTTGAAGTGATCGGCGCGGACCCGTTCGGCTCCACCTACAGCGGCGGTCATGCGGGCGGGATCCTGGTGGACGGTGTGGGAAATGCCTGGCCCGAGGCGGAGTGGCCCAAAATTTTTGACCGCGGCATGGTGGACCGTTTCCTGCGCATTCCCAATGATGAGGTTTACACGACGGTGCACCGGCTGCTGAACGAGGAGGGCCTGTCATTGGGGCCGTCATCGGGACTGTCGGTGGCCGCGGCTGTCCGGGTGGCGCTCGCCGCACCGCACGGTTCCGTGGTGGTGGCCATAGCCCCCGACGCCGGCAGCAACTACCTGAGTAAGGCATTTAATCCGGTGTGGCTGGCTGAAAACCACATCCGGCTGGCGGGGGAGAGCGTGGAGGAGTAG
- a CDS encoding aromatic amino acid ammonia-lyase translates to MAGVRAPKIFLIGTAQVRARDVAEAAADPSAGVALSAEALELIGRSREVVQNAIDTGHRVYGLNTLLGSGRDTAVEEESLLAYQVQVVRYHHSGIGEMLGPAEVRAVMLARLIGFSRGGSGVRPETARFYVELLNRGVVPAVPRDGSVGSSDLTQLAAVAAVVIGEGQALGPGGALISGARVLADAGLRPLVLAPGEALALVSANSYSIGAGALILGRLLRLADLADTALALSLEATARYDGGGNLSPFSPAVQAAKAVDGQRVSAANVRRLLRGGWLEDSGREVSVQDALSFRAAPQTHGAFRAQVSALEDALAVELNGRGDNPLTDLESGLMVSGGNFQPLQLALAFEALRLGLAHVGISSERRIAKLYPPQRLIRQGNLEAARGIAGRHPEALESEELPGLLWYSAAGLLSELKFLAAPATLGAPTLSADVEDHSTLAPLALQQLERSAEAAEKLLTIEALTAAYLLAEAKKAADSCWSGESAGSGAKVRPPGTGAGAVVVHLAKLLAERLPAAALVERARTELRTVLAELPELTPDGPHGSDLAGGES, encoded by the coding sequence ATGGCCGGTGTCCGCGCACCCAAGATATTCCTGATCGGCACGGCACAGGTCCGCGCCCGTGACGTCGCTGAGGCTGCGGCGGATCCATCTGCCGGGGTGGCCTTGAGCGCGGAGGCCCTTGAGCTCATCGGACGTTCCCGCGAAGTGGTGCAGAACGCCATTGACACCGGCCACAGAGTGTACGGACTCAACACCCTGTTGGGCTCCGGGCGCGATACCGCTGTGGAGGAAGAGTCGCTTTTGGCGTACCAGGTGCAGGTGGTCCGCTATCACCACAGCGGAATAGGGGAGATGCTGGGCCCTGCCGAGGTCCGGGCCGTGATGCTGGCGAGGCTGATCGGCTTCAGCCGCGGCGGCTCGGGAGTGAGGCCGGAAACTGCCCGCTTTTACGTCGAGCTGCTTAACCGGGGCGTGGTCCCGGCCGTTCCGCGCGACGGATCCGTGGGCTCCTCAGACCTGACGCAGCTGGCAGCGGTGGCCGCCGTGGTGATCGGTGAAGGGCAAGCACTGGGACCTGGCGGTGCGCTCATTTCCGGTGCCCGCGTGCTCGCCGACGCCGGGCTTCGGCCTCTGGTGCTGGCGCCCGGTGAAGCGCTCGCGCTGGTGAGCGCCAACTCTTATTCGATCGGCGCCGGGGCCCTGATCCTGGGCCGCCTTCTCCGGCTGGCGGACCTTGCGGACACCGCGCTCGCGCTGTCGCTCGAAGCGACGGCAAGGTACGACGGCGGCGGGAACCTCAGCCCGTTTTCGCCGGCGGTGCAGGCGGCCAAGGCGGTGGACGGTCAGCGGGTGTCTGCGGCCAATGTCCGGCGGCTGCTCAGGGGCGGCTGGCTGGAGGATTCCGGCCGGGAGGTCTCAGTGCAGGACGCACTGTCCTTCCGGGCTGCGCCGCAGACCCACGGCGCGTTCCGGGCGCAGGTCTCGGCGCTGGAGGATGCGCTGGCGGTGGAGCTCAACGGCCGTGGCGACAACCCGCTGACCGATCTTGAGTCCGGTCTGATGGTGTCCGGCGGCAACTTCCAGCCGCTGCAGCTGGCCCTGGCATTTGAGGCGCTGCGTCTGGGACTCGCCCACGTGGGCATCAGCAGCGAACGCAGGATCGCCAAGCTCTACCCGCCGCAGCGCCTGATCCGGCAAGGCAACCTCGAGGCAGCAAGGGGCATCGCCGGCCGGCACCCGGAGGCGCTGGAGTCCGAGGAACTGCCCGGTCTGCTGTGGTATTCGGCAGCGGGGCTGCTCTCCGAACTGAAGTTCCTCGCGGCGCCCGCCACGCTTGGGGCGCCCACGCTGTCGGCTGATGTGGAAGACCACTCAACCCTGGCGCCGCTGGCCCTGCAACAGCTGGAACGCTCAGCGGAAGCGGCTGAGAAGCTCCTCACCATCGAGGCGCTGACCGCCGCGTATCTGCTGGCGGAAGCGAAGAAGGCAGCGGACTCCTGCTGGTCCGGCGAATCCGCCGGGTCCGGTGCAAAGGTGCGGCCGCCCGGCACGGGGGCTGGCGCCGTCGTCGTGCATCTGGCGAAACTGCTGGCCGAACGGCTGCCCGCGGCAGCGCTCGTGGAGCGGGCGCGGACTGAACTGCGCACAGTTCTGGCGGAGCTGCCGGAACTGACGCCGGATGGGCCGCACGGCAGCGATCTTGCAGGAGGGGAATCATGA
- a CDS encoding NtaA/DmoA family FMN-dependent monooxygenase (This protein belongs to a clade of FMN-dependent monooxygenases, within a broader family of flavin-dependent oxidoreductases, the luciferase-like monooxygenase (LMM) family, some of whose members use coenzyme F420 rather than FMN.) — protein MDSKRPRTPKSGPMLHFGWFVGHGFGVQGWGTPGYGIGYDWKKPALYQDAVRAFERSGLDLFIIEDSLTVPDTYGGTSEVSLAQASFAPKHDPLALVPYLLSATEHLGIVPTVSASFYPPFTAARLLATLQHFSHRQLGWNVVTSGSDLAAQNYGLDQQIEHDLRYEKAEEFVDVVRKLWRSWEPDAIREDAEAGIFADHSKVHPINHNGEFFKVRGPLNTAPLPEEPVLVQAGASPRGKAFAGGNADVAIALARGADGMKAYRDSIRAEAAKAGRNPDDVKVLFVLKPTVVGSRAEADELRAARKELTQRDIDSQLNSMSYLSVIDFKQFDLDTPLPELSTNSNRGTLEHFAKAAPPGSTLREILQARSGGAGDSIIGTAEEVADYLEETGAHVGGDGFLFSGFVDPATVHGVLDRLTPVLRRRKLLRTSYGNGGFRQNLLDF, from the coding sequence ATCGATTCGAAGAGGCCGCGTACCCCCAAATCCGGTCCCATGCTGCATTTTGGATGGTTTGTGGGACACGGATTCGGGGTCCAGGGCTGGGGTACGCCCGGCTACGGGATCGGCTACGACTGGAAGAAACCCGCGCTGTACCAGGACGCGGTGCGGGCGTTTGAGCGGTCCGGACTTGACCTGTTCATCATCGAGGATTCACTCACGGTGCCGGACACCTACGGCGGCACCTCCGAGGTTTCGCTGGCTCAGGCGTCCTTCGCGCCGAAGCACGATCCGCTGGCACTGGTGCCGTATCTGCTGTCCGCCACCGAGCATCTGGGCATCGTCCCCACTGTCAGCGCGTCGTTCTACCCGCCCTTCACCGCGGCCCGGCTGCTGGCCACGTTGCAGCACTTTTCCCACCGGCAACTGGGCTGGAACGTGGTGACCTCGGGCAGCGACCTCGCCGCGCAGAACTACGGCCTGGACCAGCAGATCGAGCACGATCTCCGCTATGAAAAGGCCGAGGAGTTTGTGGATGTGGTCCGCAAGCTCTGGCGGAGCTGGGAGCCGGACGCCATCAGGGAGGACGCCGAGGCCGGGATCTTCGCGGACCACAGCAAAGTGCACCCCATCAACCACAACGGCGAGTTCTTCAAGGTCCGCGGGCCCCTGAATACGGCGCCCTTGCCCGAAGAGCCGGTGCTGGTGCAGGCCGGTGCGTCACCCCGAGGCAAGGCGTTTGCGGGCGGGAATGCCGACGTCGCGATCGCCCTGGCCCGCGGCGCCGACGGCATGAAGGCCTACCGCGATTCGATCCGGGCCGAAGCGGCCAAAGCGGGAAGGAACCCGGACGACGTCAAAGTCCTTTTTGTTCTCAAGCCCACCGTGGTGGGCTCGCGCGCCGAAGCCGACGAGCTTCGGGCTGCGCGGAAGGAACTGACCCAGCGGGACATCGACAGCCAACTGAACTCCATGTCCTACCTGTCGGTGATCGACTTCAAACAGTTCGATCTCGACACACCGCTCCCGGAGCTCAGCACCAACAGCAACCGGGGCACCCTGGAGCACTTTGCCAAGGCCGCCCCTCCCGGTTCCACCCTGCGGGAAATCCTGCAGGCACGCAGCGGCGGCGCGGGGGACAGCATCATCGGCACAGCCGAGGAAGTCGCCGACTATCTGGAGGAAACCGGCGCCCACGTGGGCGGTGACGGCTTCCTCTTCTCCGGTTTTGTGGATCCTGCCACCGTGCACGGCGTGCTGGACAGGCTGACGCCGGTGCTCCGCCGGCGCAAGCTGTTGAGGACGAGTTACGGGAACGGCGGCTTCCGCCAGAACCTGCTGGACTTCTAG